In one Penaeus monodon isolate SGIC_2016 chromosome 20, NSTDA_Pmon_1, whole genome shotgun sequence genomic region, the following are encoded:
- the LOC119585748 gene encoding cell adhesion molecule 2-like — MDTAGLSLLVIVALQSQVLGELLIPPPPLVTDQPYFDSSMKDNQTAHVGRQAELHCRVHSIGNRTVSWIRGRDLRILAVGRYTYTTDLRYEALHQAGTNQWTLRIKSVQPRDQGTYECQISTKPIKEFTTYLTVLKPRGEILGAPDLYVQKASMINLTCVLYDLPEPPSYVLWYHSNKYHSLRNISYSSSRGGISMVVEKGPTTISYLLIREARDEDSGVYTCVPSNHNATTVSLHVLNGEHPAAIHTNSSVSSSAGGQGAVLVTTTLLRLLAHLWFSIT; from the exons TGGCGTTGCAGTCGCAGGTCCTCGGGGAGCTGCTGATCCCTCCGCCGCCCCTGGTCACGGATCAGCCCTACTTCGACTCCTCCATGAAGGACAACCAGACAGCTCACGTGGGGCGTCAGGCGGAGCTGCACTGCCGCGTCCACTCCATCGGGAACAGGACG GTCTCCTGGATCCGCGGCCGCGACTTGCGCATCCTCGCCGTCGGCCGCTACACGTACACGACAGACCTCCGCTACGAGGCTCTACACCAGGCGGGGACCAACCAGTGGACGCTGAGGATCAAGTCCGTCCAGCCGCGGGACCAGGGGACTTACGAGTGCCAGATCAGCACGAAGCCCATCAAGGAGTTCACGACGTACCTCACCGTCTTGA AACCCCGCGGCGAGATCCTTGGCGCCCCCGACCTGTACGTGCAGAAGGCCAGCATGATCAACCTGACCTGCGTCCTGTACGACCTGCCGGAGCCGCCGAGCTACGTCCTCTGGTACCACAGCAACAAGTACCACAGCCTCAGG AACATCAGCTACAGCAGCAGTCGCGGCGGCATTTCCATGGTCGTCGAGAAGGGACCGACAACCATAAGCTACCTGTTGATTCGAGAAGCGCGAGACGAGGATTCTGGAGTGTACACCTGCGTCCCCTCTAACCACAATGCAACCACCGTCAGTCTGCACGTCCTCAACG GAGAGCACCCGGCGGCCATTCACACCAACAGCTCCGTCAGCTCCTCGGCGGGCGGTCAAGGGGCGGTGCTGGTGACGACGACGCTCCTGAGGTTACTCGCTCACCTCTGGTTCTCCATCACCTGA